The Anabaena sp. WA102 genome contains a region encoding:
- a CDS encoding STM4504/CBY_0614 family protein, with product MGDVPDVYQYDNIPGTLRVQIVHIIKDLIGVYETNKSEQVFLDIHNIICREHGILSLGSDISFMFNVRNNMLYTKRVLNFIIEAEEIEQVLDSVELTFKFFEKLYNKGDTIKNISNTIDQLIKELNFRFREHGIGYQYESGEIIRVDSQIIHTEAVKPVLQLLSDTRFQGANEEFLKAHEHYRHGNYKECLNECLKAFESTMKIICNNQGWNFEPTTDTAKTLIKICFQNHLIPIYLEDQFSSLRQGLVGGIPTIRNKQAAHGQGSQPVNVPQYFAAYQLHLTASTILFLIEAEKSLP from the coding sequence ATGGGAGATGTCCCTGATGTGTATCAGTATGATAATATTCCTGGGACTCTCCGTGTACAGATTGTTCATATTATAAAGGATCTTATTGGTGTTTATGAGACAAATAAAAGTGAACAAGTTTTTCTGGATATTCACAATATAATATGTCGTGAACATGGCATATTAAGTTTGGGTTCAGATATCTCATTCATGTTCAATGTGCGAAATAATATGCTATATACTAAAAGAGTATTGAATTTTATAATAGAAGCGGAAGAAATAGAACAGGTTCTTGATAGCGTTGAATTAACCTTTAAATTTTTTGAAAAATTATATAACAAAGGTGATACAATAAAAAATATATCAAATACAATTGATCAATTAATCAAGGAATTGAACTTTAGATTTAGGGAACATGGAATAGGCTATCAGTATGAGTCAGGTGAAATTATAAGAGTTGATTCTCAGATTATCCATACTGAAGCAGTCAAGCCAGTTTTACAATTATTAAGTGATACTCGATTTCAGGGAGCAAATGAGGAATTTTTGAAAGCCCATGAACATTATAGACATGGGAATTACAAAGAATGTCTCAACGAATGTCTCAAAGCTTTTGAAAGCACCATGAAGATAATTTGTAATAATCAAGGCTGGAATTTTGAACCTACTACAGATACAGCCAAAACACTTATTAAAATTTGCTTTCAAAATCATCTAATTCCAATTTATTTAGAAGATCAATTTTCATCACTCAGGCAAGGTCTTGTAGGTGGTATTCCTACTATAAGAAATAAACAAGCAGCACATGGACAAGGTTCTCAACCTGTTAATGTTCCACAATATTTTGCAGCTTACCAGCTTCATCTAACAGCAAGTACAATTTTATTTTTGATAGAAGCTGAAAAATCCCTTCCTTAA
- a CDS encoding macro domain-containing protein produces MLKYTDTTVFNVGAQTIVNTVNCVGVMGAGLALECQLRFPEMFQDYVERCKSKSVKIGKPYLYRSYGNPWIMNFPTKNHWKYPSKIEWIEQGLDYFAKNYERGCIQSIAFPKLGCDKGGLNWRDVQTIMENYLQNLNIDIYICLDRESEATGIEGVMTELLNNKQNTFWADKLGIKNDISRKILESLPIKRFRDLGKIEGVGKQTYRDIFKFLYSVAVQEDSISSQDHEIANVSHLIFPVNTSVEVTEIGDIAVTQTEDKNATNEPIIIKSNSGYQLDTKRRNYLICELKNSVGLEFNELHKLKWCDFMTDEVTGQIAVFGKVISSSIWQEIQLMKNNSNLDSHVFFNSKNASNLSVKTIQKIIRDATKKTEDVNKLNSQILQDIPEKQLELNLTY; encoded by the coding sequence ATGTTAAAATACACTGATACTACTGTGTTTAATGTTGGCGCACAAACTATAGTCAATACAGTCAATTGCGTAGGTGTTATGGGAGCAGGATTAGCACTAGAATGTCAATTGCGTTTTCCAGAAATGTTTCAAGATTATGTAGAAAGATGCAAAAGCAAGTCTGTCAAAATTGGTAAACCATATTTATATCGGTCTTATGGTAATCCTTGGATAATGAATTTTCCCACAAAAAATCATTGGAAATATCCTTCAAAAATTGAATGGATAGAACAAGGTTTAGATTATTTTGCCAAAAATTATGAACGAGGATGTATTCAATCAATTGCTTTTCCAAAACTAGGCTGCGATAAAGGAGGATTGAATTGGAGAGATGTTCAAACCATAATGGAGAATTATCTTCAAAACCTTAATATAGATATATATATATGTCTTGACCGTGAATCAGAAGCAACTGGAATTGAAGGTGTGATGACTGAATTATTGAACAATAAACAAAATACTTTCTGGGCTGATAAATTAGGTATAAAAAATGATATATCAAGGAAAATATTAGAATCTTTACCAATAAAAAGATTTAGAGATTTAGGTAAAATTGAAGGAGTTGGTAAGCAAACCTACAGAGACATATTTAAGTTTTTATATTCAGTTGCAGTTCAAGAAGATTCTATCTCCAGTCAAGACCATGAAATAGCAAATGTGAGTCATCTAATATTTCCTGTTAATACTTCAGTAGAAGTAACAGAAATAGGTGATATTGCAGTTACCCAAACAGAAGACAAAAATGCCACTAATGAACCTATCATTATTAAATCTAACAGTGGTTATCAATTAGATACAAAACGGCGTAATTATCTAATATGCGAACTTAAAAATTCAGTAGGTTTAGAGTTTAATGAATTACACAAACTTAAATGGTGTGATTTCATGACTGACGAAGTTACTGGACAAATAGCTGTATTTGGCAAGGTTATTTCATCATCAATATGGCAAGAAATTCAATTAATGAAGAATAATTCAAATTTAGACTCTCATGTATTTTTTAATAGTAAAAATGCAAGTAACTTATCAGTTAAGACTATACAAAAAATTATTCGTGATGCGACGAAAAAGACTGAAGATGTTAACAAGTTAAATTCTCAAATATTACAAGATATTCCAGAGAAGCAACTAGAGTTAAATTTAACTTACTAA
- a CDS encoding DUF4433 domain-containing protein: protein MTAISNLPSILQYGLLSHNEAHKLGLVTDISDPTVQYLRSNRIINDIELHNYVPFYFSPRNPMLYVRREIQNQIVFLGVDPCLLFQSTTIFSDGNAASLDTKFYRGVSLLDNLPWDIINAGYWNDIPDGKRIKCAEILVYPKVYINKILKIFCCLPNQVEQVRAIIDSLSIDVNIVVEINRNLYFF, encoded by the coding sequence ATGACCGCTATTAGCAATCTACCTTCCATATTACAATATGGACTATTATCACATAATGAGGCTCATAAGTTAGGTCTGGTAACAGATATATCTGATCCAACTGTACAGTATCTCAGAAGTAATCGTATAATTAATGATATAGAATTACATAATTATGTACCTTTTTATTTTTCTCCAAGAAATCCCATGCTTTATGTGAGAAGAGAAATACAAAACCAAATAGTTTTTCTTGGTGTAGATCCTTGTTTACTTTTTCAGTCAACAACAATATTTTCCGATGGTAATGCTGCTTCTCTTGATACTAAATTCTATCGAGGTGTATCTTTACTAGATAATCTACCTTGGGATATAATTAATGCAGGATATTGGAATGATATTCCTGATGGTAAAAGAATAAAATGTGCTGAAATTCTGGTATATCCTAAAGTTTATATTAACAAGATTTTGAAGATATTTTGTTGTTTACCAAATCAAGTCGAACAAGTTAGAGCTATTATTGACTCACTTTCAATAGATGTTAATATTGTAGTGGAGATAAATCGAAATCTATATTTTTTCTGA
- a CDS encoding IS1634 family transposase, with product MFSTKDLELKKIDHLGIVAGIVDSIGIVEIINNLVGSEPGEKVSAGQVVKAMILNGLSMMSQPLYMFPKFFELIACEHLIGVGVKAEYLNDDKLGRVLDKLFIKGLDTVFLAVSLNAVEIYQISLSSSHLDSTSFHVHGEYENSLPSVIFEDSKESGSLEKENEESQSPQAIKLTYGYSRDHRPDLKQFITQLVCSGDGDIPIYIKAVSGNEVDSKKFGEIAVEYQKRIQVDSLIVADSALYTESNIKLMSSLKWLTRVPLTIKSAKNLVMSLAESEFVKSEKAGYSYAEKKITYGDIEQRWLIVQSQDRKKSDLKKLSKRIEKALTNTQSKLKNLSQEKFACAADARKELTKISKEFKYHQVENIEVIEKSPKIKEENQSKYYQILATVVENKDTIEQEMSSAGRFIIATNVLSEKELSKDKMLSEYKAQQSCERGFSFLKNPLFLADSIFLKSPERIEALAMIMGLCLLVYTLAQREIRAALKSLNYTVKNQLGKAINNPTMRWIFQCFQSVHLVTFQGKREFYNLTSEMKYILLFLPEACRNYYRYIS from the coding sequence ATGTTTAGTACAAAAGACCTGGAATTGAAGAAGATAGACCATTTAGGGATAGTAGCAGGAATAGTAGATTCAATAGGGATTGTAGAAATAATTAATAATTTAGTAGGTTCAGAGCCAGGAGAAAAAGTCAGTGCAGGTCAGGTGGTAAAGGCGATGATTTTGAACGGCTTAAGTATGATGTCACAGCCGTTATATATGTTTCCAAAATTCTTTGAATTAATTGCTTGTGAACATTTAATTGGTGTAGGAGTAAAAGCAGAATATCTCAATGATGACAAGCTGGGGAGAGTATTAGATAAATTATTTATAAAAGGACTAGATACAGTATTTTTAGCCGTCAGTTTAAATGCAGTAGAAATATATCAGATATCACTCTCATCATCACACTTGGATTCAACATCATTTCATGTACATGGAGAATATGAAAATAGTTTACCATCAGTAATATTTGAAGATTCAAAAGAATCAGGTTCATTAGAAAAAGAAAATGAAGAGAGTCAATCACCTCAAGCGATAAAGCTGACTTACGGTTATTCTAGAGATCATCGTCCAGATTTAAAACAATTTATTACACAATTAGTATGTTCAGGAGATGGAGATATACCAATATATATAAAAGCAGTATCAGGGAATGAAGTTGATTCTAAAAAATTTGGAGAAATCGCAGTTGAATATCAGAAAAGAATACAAGTTGATAGTTTGATAGTAGCAGATAGCGCATTATATACAGAATCAAATATCAAGTTAATGTCGAGTCTCAAATGGTTAACCAGAGTACCCTTAACGATAAAATCAGCAAAAAACTTAGTGATGAGTTTAGCAGAATCGGAATTTGTTAAAAGTGAAAAAGCAGGATATTCTTATGCCGAGAAGAAAATAACTTATGGAGATATAGAGCAAAGATGGTTAATCGTACAAAGTCAAGATAGAAAAAAATCTGACTTAAAGAAATTATCAAAGAGAATAGAAAAAGCTTTGACTAATACTCAAAGTAAGTTAAAAAACCTATCGCAAGAAAAATTTGCTTGTGCGGCTGATGCTAGAAAGGAATTAACAAAAATAAGTAAAGAATTTAAATATCATCAAGTAGAAAATATTGAAGTTATCGAAAAAAGTCCTAAAATCAAAGAAGAAAATCAATCAAAATACTATCAAATCTTAGCAACAGTTGTTGAAAATAAAGATACTATTGAGCAAGAAATGTCAAGTGCAGGAAGGTTTATAATTGCCACCAATGTTTTATCAGAAAAGGAACTGAGTAAAGATAAAATGCTGTCTGAATATAAAGCGCAGCAATCCTGTGAAAGGGGATTTAGTTTTCTCAAAAATCCTTTATTTTTAGCAGATAGTATTTTTCTAAAAAGCCCAGAAAGAATAGAAGCATTGGCAATGATAATGGGGTTATGTTTGCTAGTTTATACTCTAGCACAAAGAGAAATTAGAGCAGCTTTAAAATCTTTAAACTATACTGTAAAAAATCAATTAGGAAAGGCCATAAACAATCCAACTATGCGGTGGATATTTCAATGTTTTCAATCAGTTCATCTTGTGACTTTTCAAGGAAAAAGAGAATTTTATAATTTGACATCAGAAATGAAGTACATTCTCCTATTCCTCCCAGAAGCTTGCCGTAATTACTACAGATATATAAGTTGA
- the leuS gene encoding leucine--tRNA ligase, with amino-acid sequence MESPQKTLYQPATIEEKWQKTWSELGLDKTPQDQNKPKFYALSMFPYPSGSLHMGHVRNYTITDVIARLKRMQGYRVLHPMGWDAFGLPAENAAIDRGVPPAKWTYQNIAQMRQQLQRLGLSLDWETELATCSPDYYKWTQWIFLQFLQAGLAYQREAAVNWDPIDQTVLANEQVDNEGRSWRSGAIVERKLLRQWFFKITDYAEELLNDLDKLTGWPERVKLMQANWIGKSTGAYLEFPIVGLDEKIGVYTTRPDTVYGVSYVVLAPEHPLTQVITTSDQKAAVAAFIKEVSNQSELERTAEDKPKRGIPTGGKVVNPFTGEEVPLWIADYVLYEYGTGAVMGVPAHDVRDFKFAKEQNLAIKVVIVSEEKINTTSILKSSFSEKDVQIRAYEIWQKTGNSDSQTNYFQAKRELEIGFNEEDIQIRAYKVWQKTGNSDSQTNYFQARRELEKEFQRKQKSTFILDAAYTEAGILVNSGDFNGMNSVDAKKAIIEFAEKHNFGKLRIQYRLRDWLISRQRYWGAPIPVIHCPECGIVPVPDKDLPVQLPEDIELSGRGGSPLAQLESWVNVPCPTCGTPAKRETDTMDTFIDSSWYFLRYSDAKNEEKIFDSGKVNDWMPVDQYVGGIEHAILHLLYSRFFTKVLRDRGLFNFDEPFQKLLTQGMVQGLTYMNPNKGGKDKWIPSNLVDANNPVDPQTGEPLQRLYATMSKSKGNGVAPEDVINKYGIDTARMFILFKAPPEKDLEWDEADVEGQFRFLNRVWRLVTDYAAAGVCQQKAEVDKLNKAEKDLRRAIHIAIQAITEDVVDEYQFNTAISELMKLSNALTDADCHNSPIYAEGILTLVIMLAPFAPHISDELWQLLGNKSSVHTQTWPSFDPAALIADEITLVIQIMGKTRGAIQVPSQSDKAELEKYARESEVGQRYLEGKEVKKAIVVPGKLVNFVLG; translated from the coding sequence GTGGAGTCCCCCCAAAAAACGTTATACCAACCAGCCACAATAGAGGAAAAATGGCAAAAAACATGGTCAGAACTTGGCTTAGATAAAACACCTCAAGATCAAAATAAGCCAAAGTTCTACGCGCTTTCCATGTTCCCTTACCCATCCGGTAGCTTGCACATGGGTCATGTACGAAACTATACAATCACAGATGTGATTGCCCGCCTCAAACGGATGCAAGGGTATCGGGTATTACATCCAATGGGTTGGGATGCTTTCGGACTACCCGCAGAAAACGCCGCCATTGATCGAGGTGTACCCCCTGCCAAATGGACATATCAAAATATTGCCCAAATGCGGCAACAATTACAACGTCTCGGTTTATCCTTAGATTGGGAAACTGAACTTGCTACCTGTTCCCCAGATTATTATAAGTGGACACAGTGGATTTTTCTGCAATTTTTACAAGCAGGTTTAGCTTATCAAAGAGAAGCCGCAGTGAATTGGGACCCCATAGACCAAACTGTATTAGCAAACGAACAAGTTGATAACGAAGGACGTTCTTGGCGCAGTGGGGCAATAGTTGAACGTAAATTACTACGTCAATGGTTTTTTAAGATTACCGACTACGCCGAAGAATTATTAAATGACTTAGATAAACTCACAGGTTGGCCAGAACGAGTTAAATTAATGCAAGCCAACTGGATAGGAAAATCCACAGGTGCTTATTTAGAATTTCCTATTGTCGGCTTAGATGAAAAAATCGGCGTTTATACTACCCGTCCCGACACTGTTTATGGCGTGAGTTACGTCGTTTTAGCCCCAGAACACCCCTTAACTCAGGTTATTACCACATCAGACCAAAAAGCAGCAGTAGCAGCCTTTATCAAGGAAGTCAGCAACCAAAGCGAGTTAGAACGGACTGCGGAAGATAAACCAAAACGGGGTATTCCTACCGGGGGAAAAGTCGTGAATCCCTTCACTGGGGAAGAAGTACCCCTATGGATTGCAGATTATGTTCTCTATGAATATGGTACAGGTGCGGTAATGGGTGTACCTGCCCATGATGTCCGCGATTTTAAATTTGCCAAAGAACAAAATTTAGCTATCAAAGTGGTGATTGTGTCAGAAGAAAAAATCAACACAACATCTATTTTAAAATCATCTTTTAGTGAAAAAGATGTCCAAATACGTGCTTATGAAATTTGGCAAAAAACTGGTAATTCAGATTCACAAACTAACTACTTTCAAGCTAAACGTGAACTTGAAATTGGATTTAATGAAGAAGATATCCAAATACGTGCTTATAAAGTTTGGCAGAAAACTGGTAATTCAGATTCACAAACTAACTACTTTCAAGCTAGACGTGAATTGGAAAAAGAATTTCAACGGAAACAAAAAAGCACTTTCATTTTAGATGCAGCTTATACAGAAGCGGGAATTTTAGTTAATTCTGGTGACTTTAATGGCATGAATTCTGTAGATGCGAAAAAAGCCATTATCGAATTTGCCGAAAAACACAACTTTGGTAAATTAAGAATACAATATCGCCTCCGAGATTGGTTGATTTCTCGACAACGTTATTGGGGCGCACCTATCCCTGTTATTCACTGTCCTGAATGTGGAATTGTGCCTGTCCCTGACAAAGATTTACCTGTACAATTACCGGAAGATATTGAATTAAGTGGTCGTGGTGGTTCACCTTTAGCACAATTGGAAAGTTGGGTAAATGTGCCTTGTCCAACTTGCGGTACTCCTGCGAAACGGGAAACCGATACAATGGATACTTTTATTGATTCTTCCTGGTATTTCTTGCGTTATTCTGATGCCAAGAATGAGGAAAAGATTTTTGATTCTGGTAAAGTAAATGATTGGATGCCCGTAGATCAATATGTGGGGGGAATTGAACACGCAATTTTACATTTATTGTATTCGCGTTTCTTCACCAAAGTATTAAGAGATAGAGGTTTATTTAACTTTGATGAACCATTTCAAAAGCTGTTAACTCAGGGAATGGTACAGGGTTTAACTTACATGAACCCAAATAAAGGTGGTAAGGATAAATGGATTCCTTCCAATTTAGTTGATGCTAATAATCCTGTAGATCCACAAACTGGAGAACCTTTACAACGTCTCTATGCTACCATGTCTAAATCAAAAGGAAATGGTGTTGCACCGGAAGATGTAATTAATAAATATGGCATTGATACGGCGCGAATGTTCATTTTATTTAAAGCACCTCCTGAAAAAGATTTAGAATGGGATGAGGCTGATGTTGAGGGACAATTCCGCTTTTTAAATCGCGTTTGGCGGTTGGTGACAGATTATGCTGCTGCGGGAGTTTGTCAGCAAAAAGCGGAAGTTGATAAGTTAAATAAAGCCGAAAAAGATTTGCGTCGCGCCATTCATATTGCGATTCAAGCAATTACGGAAGATGTGGTAGATGAATATCAATTTAATACGGCAATTTCGGAATTAATGAAGTTAAGTAATGCCTTAACTGATGCTGATTGTCATAATTCGCCAATTTACGCCGAAGGGATTCTAACTTTGGTGATTATGTTAGCGCCTTTTGCACCGCATATTAGTGATGAATTATGGCAGTTATTGGGGAATAAAAGTTCTGTGCATACCCAAACTTGGCCAAGTTTTGATCCTGCGGCTTTGATAGCTGATGAAATTACTTTGGTAATTCAAATTATGGGTAAAACTCGCGGTGCTATTCAAGTTCCTTCACAATCTGATAAGGCGGAATTGGAAAAATATGCGCGGGAGTCGGAGGTTGGACAACGTTATCTTGAAGGTAAAGAAGTTAAAAAGGCGATCGTTGTTCCTGGTAAGTTGGTGAATTTCGTTTTGGGTTAG
- a CDS encoding cytochrome P450, with product MSNLKLPNGPNTHPWIQTFQWVKNPLGYLEECAKNYGDTFTLRIGPLFKPQVFISNPQGIQQIFTTDPKQLDSGTPAGSGVPLLGPNSLLSLEGKTHQRQRKLLTPQFHGERMLNYGELINNITQQVTSKWQIGEVFPILSSMQEISFQVILKAVFGLKDGERYDKLKQNLIAILNPKRPLFRVAMIMFPFLRRDLGAWSPWGRFLRLRQELDDIIYAEIHERQLQPDPSRTDILSLMMAARDEVGEAMTDIELRDELMTLLVAGHETTASSLAFALYWIHSQSGVREKLLAELDSLGETPDANAIFKLPYLNAVCSETLRLYPVAMLGLNRLVKSPLEIGGEKFEPGTIVVPCIYLTHHRQDLYPDSQQFKPERFLERQFSPSEYLPFGGGNRRCIGMAFALFEMKIVLAKVLSNWHLKLAETEPVKPVRKGLLLGPGGGVKMILKEKRRQNQPVI from the coding sequence ATGTCTAATTTAAAACTACCTAATGGACCGAACACTCACCCTTGGATACAAACATTCCAATGGGTAAAAAACCCTTTGGGATATCTGGAAGAATGCGCCAAAAATTATGGTGATACTTTCACCTTAAGAATCGGTCCACTTTTTAAACCACAAGTATTTATTAGCAATCCCCAAGGGATTCAACAGATTTTTACCACAGACCCCAAACAGCTAGATTCTGGTACGCCCGCAGGATCGGGAGTGCCGCTTTTGGGACCAAATTCTCTCTTATCCTTAGAAGGTAAAACTCACCAAAGGCAGCGAAAATTATTAACTCCTCAATTTCATGGGGAACGGATGCTAAATTATGGTGAATTAATTAATAATATTACTCAGCAAGTAACTAGTAAATGGCAAATTGGGGAAGTTTTTCCAATTTTGTCTTCTATGCAAGAAATTTCTTTTCAGGTAATTTTAAAAGCTGTATTTGGATTGAAAGACGGGGAACGTTACGACAAACTCAAACAGAATCTAATTGCTATTCTCAATCCCAAAAGACCTTTGTTCAGGGTAGCAATGATTATGTTTCCATTCTTGCGACGGGATTTAGGTGCATGGAGTCCTTGGGGACGCTTTTTAAGATTACGTCAAGAGCTAGATGATATCATTTATGCAGAAATTCACGAAAGGCAATTACAACCAGATCCATCTCGGACTGATATTCTATCTTTAATGATGGCTGCTCGTGATGAAGTTGGAGAAGCAATGACAGATATAGAATTACGTGATGAGTTGATGACTTTGTTAGTCGCAGGTCATGAAACTACAGCCAGTTCTTTAGCATTTGCTCTATATTGGATTCATTCTCAATCAGGAGTCCGTGAAAAGCTATTAGCAGAATTGGATAGCTTGGGTGAAACTCCTGATGCAAATGCAATTTTCAAATTGCCTTATTTGAATGCTGTTTGTTCAGAAACACTGCGTTTATATCCAGTAGCAATGTTAGGATTAAATCGCTTGGTGAAATCACCATTAGAAATTGGAGGTGAAAAATTTGAGCCGGGAACTATTGTCGTTCCCTGTATTTATTTAACCCATCATCGCCAAGATTTATATCCTGATTCTCAACAATTTAAACCAGAGCGTTTTTTAGAACGGCAATTTTCTCCTTCTGAATATTTACCTTTTGGTGGTGGTAATCGTCGCTGTATTGGCATGGCTTTTGCATTATTTGAAATGAAAATTGTGTTGGCAAAAGTGCTATCTAATTGGCATCTAAAATTAGCGGAAACCGAACCAGTTAAGCCTGTTCGCAAAGGCTTATTATTAGGTCCTGGTGGTGGTGTCAAGATGATTCTCAAGGAGAAACGTCGGCAAAATCAACCAGTTATCTAA
- a CDS encoding TIGR01548 family HAD-type hydrolase, with the protein MTASTRAIVVFDIDGVIRDVSGSYRRAISDTVEHFTCQAYRPTPTDIDNLKSEGIWNNDWEASQELIYRHFVSQGQQREQLQLDYENIVTYFQSLYRGTDSENWNGYICHEPLLAQPSYFQELTQSGIAWGFFSGATRLSANYVLEKRLGLQSPILIAMEDAPGKPDPTGLFATINILENGNNQKQTVVYVGDTVADMHTVEKAKAIDNSRIWLGVGVLPPHVQETTAVSEAYTQKLIQAGAKLVFNNVQELTMKTISQLES; encoded by the coding sequence ATGACCGCAAGCACAAGAGCAATAGTTGTATTTGATATAGACGGGGTTATCCGTGACGTTAGCGGCTCATATCGTCGGGCAATATCTGATACAGTCGAACATTTTACCTGCCAAGCCTATCGTCCCACACCAACAGACATTGACAACCTCAAATCAGAAGGAATTTGGAATAACGATTGGGAAGCCTCCCAAGAATTAATTTACCGCCATTTTGTCAGTCAAGGACAACAGCGAGAACAACTACAATTAGATTATGAAAATATTGTTACTTATTTTCAAAGCCTTTATCGGGGTACAGACTCCGAAAATTGGAACGGCTACATTTGTCATGAACCTTTATTAGCACAGCCTAGTTATTTTCAAGAACTCACGCAATCTGGTATTGCTTGGGGTTTTTTTAGTGGTGCTACTCGCTTGAGTGCTAACTACGTTTTAGAAAAACGCTTAGGTTTACAATCTCCTATCCTAATTGCTATGGAAGACGCACCCGGTAAACCAGATCCTACCGGACTTTTTGCGACTATTAACATCTTAGAAAATGGTAATAATCAAAAACAAACAGTTGTCTATGTAGGTGATACTGTAGCAGATATGCACACTGTAGAAAAAGCCAAAGCCATAGATAATTCTCGGATTTGGTTAGGTGTTGGAGTATTACCTCCCCACGTTCAGGAAACAACAGCAGTTAGTGAAGCTTATACACAAAAGCTGATACAAGCTGGGGCAAAGCTAGTGTTTAATAATGTGCAAGAATTAACAATGAAAACGATTTCTCAATTAGAATCGTGA
- a CDS encoding DNA-directed RNA polymerase subunit omega — MLKRSKFETTQSQIMHRSEELISAASNRYRITVQVANRAKRRRYEDFENNEDSIMKPVLRAIIEMSDELNQPEIIGEL, encoded by the coding sequence ATGCTTAAGCGTTCCAAGTTCGAGACAACTCAGTCTCAAATCATGCACCGTTCTGAAGAATTAATTAGTGCTGCGTCAAACCGCTATCGCATTACCGTACAGGTGGCAAATCGTGCTAAACGGCGACGTTATGAAGATTTTGAAAATAACGAAGATTCTATCATGAAGCCTGTACTCAGAGCAATTATTGAAATGTCTGATGAATTAAATCAGCCAGAAATTATCGGTGAATTGTAA
- a CDS encoding alpha/beta hydrolase, whose amino-acid sequence MIYHSNAIASRKEGKFSGVCGLDLYYQSWHPGGEIKGILVIVHGLGGHSGLYKTIVDHLLPKEYAIYGCDLRGHGRSSGQRGYINTWAEFRDDLQTFLNLIRQQQPGCPIFLLGHSMGGVIALDYTLRYVQDKSALSGVIAFAPSIGQVGVPLSRVVLGKLLSQVWPRFSLNIGLDVRAGSRDQKILDSYTQDKLRHTLATARLSTEFFATVDWIHNHAKKWQVPLLILHGGADRIALPAGSEIFYQNVIYPDKLRIEYPGGYHDLHYDINYLQVITDLLNWMDQHLPATVVPLESTISNE is encoded by the coding sequence ATGATTTACCATAGCAATGCGATCGCATCTCGTAAAGAGGGAAAATTTTCAGGTGTGTGTGGGCTTGATTTGTATTACCAAAGTTGGCATCCTGGCGGTGAAATCAAGGGAATCTTAGTCATAGTCCATGGACTCGGAGGACATAGCGGACTTTACAAGACGATAGTTGACCATTTGTTACCAAAAGAATATGCTATCTATGGCTGTGATTTACGTGGTCACGGGCGTTCATCTGGTCAAAGAGGTTACATTAATACCTGGGCTGAATTTCGTGATGACTTACAAACTTTCCTCAATTTAATTCGACAACAACAACCAGGATGCCCAATTTTTCTATTAGGACATAGCATGGGGGGAGTAATTGCCTTAGATTATACTCTTCGTTATGTGCAAGATAAATCTGCGTTGTCAGGTGTGATTGCTTTTGCACCCAGCATTGGTCAAGTGGGAGTACCCCTGAGTCGCGTCGTTTTAGGTAAATTACTCTCCCAAGTGTGGCCCCGTTTTTCCTTAAATATTGGCTTGGATGTCCGCGCAGGTTCACGAGATCAGAAAATCTTAGATTCCTATACTCAAGATAAATTACGCCATACTCTCGCTACTGCTAGGTTATCTACGGAGTTTTTTGCCACAGTAGATTGGATTCATAATCATGCGAAAAAATGGCAAGTACCATTGTTAATTTTACATGGTGGTGCGGATAGAATTGCCTTGCCAGCAGGAAGTGAAATATTTTATCAAAATGTTATCTATCCAGATAAATTAAGAATTGAATATCCTGGAGGTTATCATGATTTACACTACGATATTAATTATCTTCAAGTAATCACTGATTTACTTAATTGGATGGATCAACATTTACCTGCTACGGTAGTTCCATTAGAATCAACGATCAGTAATGAATAA